The following coding sequences lie in one Arachis ipaensis cultivar K30076 chromosome B03, Araip1.1, whole genome shotgun sequence genomic window:
- the LOC107632807 gene encoding G-type lectin S-receptor-like serine/threonine-protein kinase At4g27290, whose product MLFVWLFVISFVKLSTSQHILTPRHFVRDGETLLSRDGTFELGFFSPGTSTNRYLGIWYRNVFPKAVVWVANRESPIKNNSGILTINNEGVLVILLILINGTNSSSPVWSSNVPSEAVINPTAQLLETGNLVVKNGVKDSNNNQFLWQSFNYPGDTLTMQGMKLGWNLMTGQEIFLSSWRSKDDPSKGEYSLKIDCTGYPQLFKYKGSEKRFRIGSWNGESFSGYSSQQLKQNIRVEFIMNDKEVYLVFKTVDRSVTWIYKVTSSGHGELSAWTSQSNSRKVISTGEEDECENYALCGVYSVCNMNGNSPTCECLKGFVPKFPEQWNMSYWSNGCVSRTELDCDNNTHGFFKYTNMKVPDTSSSWFSKAMNLDECRKKCLENCSCTAYANLDIRRGGTGCLLWFGALVDTRTFSQWGQDLYIKVPASQLDNGLSKMKKLVEIIVGVILFGFITCVSIMIHRRQGLLRIIYRKHYENILRKEDIGLPNFDLSVLAKATDNFSSSNKLGEGGFGPVYKGTLTNGQELAVKMLSERSVQGMEEFRNEILLIAKLQHRNLVKLLGCCIQEEKVMLIYEYMPNKSLDHFIFDENKRKLLDWLTRFNIIGGIARGLLYLHQDSRLRIIHRDLKTSNILLDANMEPKISDFGLARTILGDQVGANTNKVAGTYGYMSPEYAVRGHFSMKSDVFSFGVIVLEIISEQKNREFSDPEHCHNLLGHAWKLWTEGRQLELLDEVLREGCTPFEVIRCIHVALLCVQQKPQDRPDISSVVLMLNGEKLLPKPRIPGFYSEGDVTSEGDALLTKCTLLSPNETSITILEAR is encoded by the exons ATGCTGTTTGTTTGGCTCTTTGTTATCTCTTTTGTTAAACTCTCCACTTCACAACATATATTGACGCCGCGTCACTTTGTCCGTGACGGCGAGACTTTGCTTTCCCGTGATGGAACATTTGAGCTTGGTTTCTTCAGCCCTGGAACTTCTACAAATCGATATCTTGGTATATGGTACAGGAATGTGTTCCCAAAAGCAGTTGTGTGGGTGGCCAACCGCGAATCACCAATCAAGAACAATTCAGGAATCTTGACCATCAACAATGAAGGAGTTCTTGTGATCCTTCTGATTCTCATCAACGGCACAAACAGCAGCAGCCCTGTTTGGTCTTCTAATGTGCCAAGCGAAGCTGTTATTAATCCAACAGCACAGCTTCTGGAGACAGGGAATCTTGTGGTGAAGAATGGAGTTAaagattcaaacaacaatcaGTTTCTCTGGCAGAGTTTCAACTACCCTGGCGATACGCTTACCATGCAGGGCATGAAGCTTGGATGGAACTTAATGACAGGTCAAGAAATATTTCTTTCTTCTTGGAGAAGTAAGGATGATCCAAGCAAGGGAGAATATTCATTAAAGATTGACTGTACGGGATATCCACAACTTTTTAAGTATAAAGGTTCTGAAAAAAGGTTTAGAATAGGGTCATGGAATGGAGAAAGTTTTAGTGGATATTCATCTCAGCAACTGAAACAAAATATTAGAGTAGAGTTCATCATGAATGATAAAGAAGTGTATCTAGTATTTAAAACCGTCGATAGATCAGTTACCTGGATTTATAAAGTTACATCTTCGGGCCATGGAGAGCTTTCTGCTTGGACGAGTCAATCgaatagccgaaaagtcatctCCACCGGGGAGGAAGATGAATGCGAAAATTATGCCTTGTGTGGTGTTTATTCTGTGTGCAATATGAATGGTAATTCTCCTACATGTGAATGTCTTAAAGGATTTGTTCCCAAGTTTCCAGAACAGTGGAATATGTCATATTGGTCTAATGGTTGTGTTTCAAGGACTGAATTGGATTGTGATAATAACACACATGGCTTCTTTAAGTACACAAACATGAAAGTGCCAGACACGTCTTCGTCGTGGTTTAGCAAGGCCATGAACCTTGATGAATGTCGGAAGAAGTGTCTGGAAAACTGTTCTTGTACGGCGTATGCCAATTTAGACATTCGCAGAGGAGGAACCGGTTGTCTACTCTGGTTTGGAGCTCTGGTTGACACGAGGACGTTTTCTCAATGGGGACAAGACCTTTACATCAAGGTCCCTGCTTCTCAACTCG ATAATGGTCTAAGTAAAATGAAGAAGTTGGTAGAAATCATAGTTGGTGTGATTTTATTTGGATTCATAACTTGTGTCAGCATAATGATACACAGAAGACAAg GGTTGTTAAGAATAATTTACAGGAAGCATTATGAAAATATACTGAGGAAGGAAGACATTGGTCTACCAAATTTTGATCTGTCTGTCTTAGCCAAAGCCACTGACAACTTCTCAAGCAGTAACAAGCTAGGAGAAGGAGGCTTTGGACCAGTGTATAAG GGCACACTAACAAATGGGCAAGAGTTAGCTGTTAAAATGCTTTCAGAAAGGTCTGTACAAGGGATGGAGGAATTCAGAAATGAAATTCTATTGATTGCCAAACTTCAACACCGAAACCTCGTGAAGCTTCTTGGTTGTTGCATTCAAGAAGAAAAAGTAATGTTGATCTATGAATACATGCCTAACAAAAGCTTGGATCACTTTATTTTTG ATGAAAATAAAAGGAAGTTGCTAGATTGGCTTACACGTTTCAACATTATTGGTGGCATTGCACGAGGACTTCTTTATCTTCATCAAGACTCTAGGCTGAGGATTATTCATAGAGATCTAAAAACTAGCAATATCTTATTAGATGCAAATATGGAACCAAAAATATCGGACTTTGGATTGGCTCGTACTATCCTAGGAGATCAAGTGGGGGCAAACACAAACAAGGTGGCCGGGACATA TGGTTACATGTCTCCTGAATATGCTGTGCGTGGACATTTCTCAATGAAATCAGATGTCTTTAGTTTTGGTGTGATAGTTCTAGAGATAATAAGTGAACAGAAGAATAGAGAATTTTCAGATCCCGAGCACTGTCATAATCTTCTCGGACAT GCATGGAAATTATGGACAGAAGGAAGACAGTTGGAACTGTTGGATGAAGTGTTACGCGAAGGATGCACGCCTTTTGAAGTGATTCGATGCATACACGTGGCCCTGTTATGTGTGCAACAAAAACCTCAAGATAGGCCAGATATATCATCTGTGGTTCTAATGTTAAATGGTGAGAAATTATTGCCAAAGCCAAGGATTCCTGGTTTTTATTCTGAAGGAGATGTTACAAGTGAAGGAGATGCTTTATTGACAAAATGCACACTGCTCTCGCCCAATGAAACTTCCATCACAATATTAGAGGCAAGATAG
- the LOC107630108 gene encoding bifunctional nitrilase/nitrile hydratase NIT4A, whose amino-acid sequence MALVTTSSSGVNDGPLFAEVDMGSDFNAPTVRATVVQASTIFYDTPATLDKAERLLAEAAGYGSQLVVFPEAFVGGYPRGSNFGVSIGNRTPKGREDFRKYHSAAIDVPGPEVDRLAAMAGKYKVYLVMGVIERDGYTLYCTVLFFDSHGRYLGKHRKVMPTALERIIWGFGDGSTIPVFETPIGKIGAAICWENRMPLLRTAMYAKGVEIYCAPTADARDVWQASMTHIALEGGCFVLSANQFCRRKDYPPAPEYEFCGTEEELTPDAVVCAGGTVIISPSGAVLAGPNYDGEALISADLDLGEIARSKFDFDVVGHYARPEVLSLVVKDHPTIPVTFTSTTETEENTKIK is encoded by the exons ATGGCACTTGTAACAACGTCATCTTCAGGAGTTAACGATGGTCCTCTCTTTGCAGAGGTTGACATGGGTTCCGATTTCAACGCCCCCACTGTCCGAGCCACTGTTGTCCAAGCCTCCACCATTTTCTACGACACTCCCGCCACCTTAG ATAAGGCTGAGAGGTTGCTTGCTGAAGCTGCTGGATATGGATCACAACTTGTTGTGTTTCCAGAAGCGTTTGTTGGTGGATACCCACGTGGTTCGAACTTTGGTGTTTCGATTGGGAACCGAACGCCAAAGGGTAGAGAGGATTTCCGCAAGTATCACTCTGCAGCCATTGATGTTCCTG GTCCTGAAGTGGATAGATTGGCAGCAATGGCAGGAAAGTACAAAGTGTATTTAGTGATGGGTGTGATTGAGAGGGATGGCTACACGCTTTATTGTACCGTTCTCTTCTTTGATTCTCATGGTCGTTACCTAGGAAAGCATAGGAAAGTCATGCCAACAGCACTAGAGAGGATTATATGGGGATTTGGCGATGGATCAACTATTCCGGTCTTTGAAACTCCCATTGGGAAAATTGGTGCTGCCATTTGTTGGGAAAACAGGATGCCATTGTTAAGGACAGCTATGTATGCGAAAG GTGTGGAAATATATTGTGCACCTACAGCTGATGCCAGGGATGTGTGGCAAGCTTCAATGACCCATATTGCTCTTGAAGGTGGATGTTTTGTTTTGTCAGCAAACCAGTTCTGTAGAAGAAAGGATTACCCACCCGCTCCTGAGTATGAATTTTGCGGCACGGAAGAAGAACTAACCCCAGATGCTGTTGTATGTGCTGGGGGCACTGTCATTATATCACCCTCAGGGGCTGTTCTCGCTGGTCCAAATTATGACGGGGAGGCACTCATCTCAGCAGATCTTG ATCTTGGAGAGATAGCAAGGTCCAAGTTTGATTTTGATGTGGTTGGACACTATGCAAGGCCTGAAGTGCTTAGCTTGGTTGTCAAGGATCATCCAACAATCCCAGTTACTTTCACATCGACAACAGAAACCGAAGAAAACACCAAGATCAAGTAA
- the LOC107630107 gene encoding uncharacterized protein LOC107630107 isoform X1, with amino-acid sequence MPSCDDSETLLLHKNLNEKQNKIRKRGCSSSSSSSLVRRRRYRFKRAILVAKKGVMATHQHQHDEDHIHGALDSCECGESSRDLSSVSARKLAATLWEINDFPPPPPPSSRVKKKGFDDEIVEQMRSCKEAVRGREKKAVSLSRSELLRQLSDPSRSPNSERMIRFEGDSFKRRLSALSYQRQSGDYYLDTHRSASLIEIELQEAENKLRNKKNCEKNTIAVKNRLKEARSGLSTSKKLLKVLNQMCLREQHSSSMPLILALGGELDRVCCQIDQLIHEQCANQDDVEYVVKCFAEEKASWKRREREKIHDAIRNVAEELEVEKKLRRQTERLNKKIAGEMANAQASYLKVSKELVREKRAKEILEQICDELARGMGDDRAEVEELKRESAKVREEVEKEREMLQVADVLREERVQMKLSEAKYQFEEKNAVLEKLRNELEGFMKTKEETNGKDLELYFNHDKDKENEEENVPDDDDDDSDLHSIELNMDNENRGYNWSYARRNASKDDSRRNSTEKESSIGRKSCSEKIHWRSICFNKGKSDCGIESSDHFDPEKRSIEFLSRDQIQDDNGKDHETDESFRSIKSLQDSMSRANHVPLTLNYSDGREAEENAIIALDLEGDILEQTVEGITSGS; translated from the exons ATGCCCTCTTGTGATGATAGTGAGACACTACTGCTACACAAGAACCTCAACGAGAAGCAGAACAAGATCAGGAAGAGAGGTTGTTCCTcctcatcttcatcctctttggTAAGAAGAAGAAGGTACCGTTTCAAGAGAGCTATTTTGGTTGCTAAGAAAGGAGTTATGGCCACTCATCAGCATCAGCATGATGAAGATCATATTCATGGAGCTTTGGATTCTTGTGAGTGTGGGGAGAGTAGCAGGGATCTTTCTTCTGTTTCAGCAAGGAAACTCGCTGCTACACTCTGGGAGATCAATGATTTTCCtcctccacctcctccttcttcaaGGGTCAAAAAGAAGGGCTTTGATGATGAAATTGTTGAGCAAATGAGGAGCTGCAAGGAAGCCGTTagaggaagagagaagaaagCTGTGAGCTTGTCCAGATCCGAATTGTTGCGTCAGCTTTCAGATCCATCACGTAGTCCTAATTCTGAG AGAATGATAAGGTTTGAAGGTGATAGCTTCAAAAGAAGGTTGTCAGCTTTATCTTATCAGCGTCAGTCGGGTGATTACTACTTAGATACACATAGGAGTGCCAGTTTGATTGAG ATTGAACTGCAGGAAGCAGAAAATAAGCTAAGGAACAAGAAGAACTGCGAAAAAAACACAATTGCTGTTAAGAACCGTTTGAAGGAAGCAAGGAGTGGCCTATCTACATCGAAGAAGCTTCTAAAAGTGTTGAATCAAATGTGCCTCAGAGAGCAGCATTCATCAAGCATGCCTCTTATCTTGGCTCTAGGTGGGGAGCTCGACCGCGTCTGCTGCCAGATCGATCAGCTGATCCACGAACAATGTGCAAACCAAGACGACGTTGAATACGTGGTGAAGTGTTTTGCAGAAGAGAAGGCTAGTTGGAAGCGAAGAGAACGAGAAAAGATTCACGACGCCATAAGGAATGTAGCAGAGGAGCTTGAGGTTGAGAAGAAACTAAGAAGGCAAACTGAAAGGCTAAACAAGAAGATTGCTGGAGAAATGGCGAATGCACAAGCTTCTTATCTAAAAGTATCGAAGGAGCTTGTGAGGGAGAAGCGCGCGAAGGAGATTCTTGAGCAGATTTGCGACGAATTAGCCCGGGGAATGGGGGATGACAGAGCTGAGGTTGAGGAGCTGAAGAGGGAATCAGCTAAAGTCAGAGAAGAAGTGGAGAAGGAGAGGGAAATGCTTCAGGTAGCAGATGTTTTGCGCGAGGAGCGAGTCCAGATGAAGCTTTCGGAAGCTAAGTATCAATTCGAGGAGAAGAATGCAGTTCTGGAGAAGCTGAGGAATGAGCTCGAGGGATTTATGAAAACGAAAGAAGAAACAAACGGAAAGGATCTTGAGCTATATTTCAATCATGATAAAGACAAAGAGAATGAAGAGGAGAATGTTCcagatgatgacgatgatgacagTGATCTTCACTCCATTGAATTgaatatggataatgaaaataGAGGATACAATTGGAGCTACGCTCGAAGAAATGCTTCTAAAGATGATTCAAGAAGAAACTCAACTGAGAAAGAAAGTAGCATAGGGAGAAAATCGTGCTCTGAGAAGATTCATTGGAGAAGTATTTGCTTTAACAAGGGGAAAAGCGATTGTGGCATTGAAAGTTCTGATCATTTTGATCCTGAAAAGAGGTCCATTGAATTCCTCTCGCGGGATCAGATACAAGATGATAATGGTAAAGATCATGAAACTGATGAGAGTTTTAGGTCCATCAAGAGTCTCCAAGATTCTATGTCACGTGCCAATCATGTGCCATTAACTTTAAACTATAGTGATGGAAGAGAAGCTGAGGAAAATGCTATTATTGCTCTGGATTTGGAGGGTGACATTTTGGAGCAAACGGTTGAAGGAATAACATCTGGATCTTAA
- the LOC107630107 gene encoding uncharacterized protein LOC107630107 isoform X2, with protein MPSCDDSETLLLHKNLNEKQNKIRKRGCSSSSSSSLVRRRRYRFKRAILVAKKGVMATHQHQHDEDHIHGALDSCECGESSRDLSSVSARKLAATLWEINDFPPPPPPSSRVKKKGFDDEIVEQMRSCKEAVRGREKKAVSLSRSELLRQLSDPSRSPNSERMIRFEGDSFKRRLSALSYQRQSGDYYLDTHRSASLIEEAENKLRNKKNCEKNTIAVKNRLKEARSGLSTSKKLLKVLNQMCLREQHSSSMPLILALGGELDRVCCQIDQLIHEQCANQDDVEYVVKCFAEEKASWKRREREKIHDAIRNVAEELEVEKKLRRQTERLNKKIAGEMANAQASYLKVSKELVREKRAKEILEQICDELARGMGDDRAEVEELKRESAKVREEVEKEREMLQVADVLREERVQMKLSEAKYQFEEKNAVLEKLRNELEGFMKTKEETNGKDLELYFNHDKDKENEEENVPDDDDDDSDLHSIELNMDNENRGYNWSYARRNASKDDSRRNSTEKESSIGRKSCSEKIHWRSICFNKGKSDCGIESSDHFDPEKRSIEFLSRDQIQDDNGKDHETDESFRSIKSLQDSMSRANHVPLTLNYSDGREAEENAIIALDLEGDILEQTVEGITSGS; from the exons ATGCCCTCTTGTGATGATAGTGAGACACTACTGCTACACAAGAACCTCAACGAGAAGCAGAACAAGATCAGGAAGAGAGGTTGTTCCTcctcatcttcatcctctttggTAAGAAGAAGAAGGTACCGTTTCAAGAGAGCTATTTTGGTTGCTAAGAAAGGAGTTATGGCCACTCATCAGCATCAGCATGATGAAGATCATATTCATGGAGCTTTGGATTCTTGTGAGTGTGGGGAGAGTAGCAGGGATCTTTCTTCTGTTTCAGCAAGGAAACTCGCTGCTACACTCTGGGAGATCAATGATTTTCCtcctccacctcctccttcttcaaGGGTCAAAAAGAAGGGCTTTGATGATGAAATTGTTGAGCAAATGAGGAGCTGCAAGGAAGCCGTTagaggaagagagaagaaagCTGTGAGCTTGTCCAGATCCGAATTGTTGCGTCAGCTTTCAGATCCATCACGTAGTCCTAATTCTGAG AGAATGATAAGGTTTGAAGGTGATAGCTTCAAAAGAAGGTTGTCAGCTTTATCTTATCAGCGTCAGTCGGGTGATTACTACTTAGATACACATAGGAGTGCCAGTTTGATTGAG GAAGCAGAAAATAAGCTAAGGAACAAGAAGAACTGCGAAAAAAACACAATTGCTGTTAAGAACCGTTTGAAGGAAGCAAGGAGTGGCCTATCTACATCGAAGAAGCTTCTAAAAGTGTTGAATCAAATGTGCCTCAGAGAGCAGCATTCATCAAGCATGCCTCTTATCTTGGCTCTAGGTGGGGAGCTCGACCGCGTCTGCTGCCAGATCGATCAGCTGATCCACGAACAATGTGCAAACCAAGACGACGTTGAATACGTGGTGAAGTGTTTTGCAGAAGAGAAGGCTAGTTGGAAGCGAAGAGAACGAGAAAAGATTCACGACGCCATAAGGAATGTAGCAGAGGAGCTTGAGGTTGAGAAGAAACTAAGAAGGCAAACTGAAAGGCTAAACAAGAAGATTGCTGGAGAAATGGCGAATGCACAAGCTTCTTATCTAAAAGTATCGAAGGAGCTTGTGAGGGAGAAGCGCGCGAAGGAGATTCTTGAGCAGATTTGCGACGAATTAGCCCGGGGAATGGGGGATGACAGAGCTGAGGTTGAGGAGCTGAAGAGGGAATCAGCTAAAGTCAGAGAAGAAGTGGAGAAGGAGAGGGAAATGCTTCAGGTAGCAGATGTTTTGCGCGAGGAGCGAGTCCAGATGAAGCTTTCGGAAGCTAAGTATCAATTCGAGGAGAAGAATGCAGTTCTGGAGAAGCTGAGGAATGAGCTCGAGGGATTTATGAAAACGAAAGAAGAAACAAACGGAAAGGATCTTGAGCTATATTTCAATCATGATAAAGACAAAGAGAATGAAGAGGAGAATGTTCcagatgatgacgatgatgacagTGATCTTCACTCCATTGAATTgaatatggataatgaaaataGAGGATACAATTGGAGCTACGCTCGAAGAAATGCTTCTAAAGATGATTCAAGAAGAAACTCAACTGAGAAAGAAAGTAGCATAGGGAGAAAATCGTGCTCTGAGAAGATTCATTGGAGAAGTATTTGCTTTAACAAGGGGAAAAGCGATTGTGGCATTGAAAGTTCTGATCATTTTGATCCTGAAAAGAGGTCCATTGAATTCCTCTCGCGGGATCAGATACAAGATGATAATGGTAAAGATCATGAAACTGATGAGAGTTTTAGGTCCATCAAGAGTCTCCAAGATTCTATGTCACGTGCCAATCATGTGCCATTAACTTTAAACTATAGTGATGGAAGAGAAGCTGAGGAAAATGCTATTATTGCTCTGGATTTGGAGGGTGACATTTTGGAGCAAACGGTTGAAGGAATAACATCTGGATCTTAA